The Candidatus Peribacteria bacterium region GCTTTTTCTGTCACCGCGACAGAGATCGCGATTTGGGCTGCAGCCGCAACGGTCGGCGAGACGCGCATCGACATTGCCACCGCTGAGCCCCACGTACAGGCTGTCTGCCGTATGGCGCAGGAGATGGGTGCAAGAGTGGAGGGAATCGGCACGAACACGCTTATCATCCACGGAGTCGGCCACCTGCGTGCGGTTGAATTCCGTGTGCCGTTTGATTATCTGGAAGCAGGATTGTTCGTTATTGCCGCTCTCGTCACAAAAGGAAAGCTGAGACTCCGCGATGTTGATGCCAATGACCTGATTGTCTTTCTCGACACTATCCGCCGCGCCGGGGGGCTCTGGAAATATGATCCCGCAGAGCGTGTGCTGTTTGTGGATGGCGAGCTCTCTATTCTCCAGTCGATGAAAGTGCAGACCGGTATTCACCCCGGCTTCCCAACGGACTTACAGGCCCCTATGGGAGTGTTGATGACGCAGGCAAAGGGGGTGAGCCGTATTTTTGAATGTATCTTTGAGGGGCGCATGGCGTATCTGTACGAACTGGAAAAGATGGGTGTGCACATGGAAATCCTCAATGCCCATCAGGCGCTTATTATCGGTCCTACACCTCTCAAAGGCCGCACCGTTGCATCCAATGATATCCGTGCCGGTGCCGCTATGGTCCTTGCCGGGCTCTGCGCAGAAGGCCGCACCATTGTGACAGACGTGCATTACATTGAGCGTGGTCACGACAGGCTCGACGAGAAGCTGCGCAGCGTCGGGGCTAAAATCGATCGCGTCGTGGTCGATGCACCTCCGCCCCAGTCGTAAGCCCCCGTATTTTCCCTAGCCCAAACCCTCACCCTCACCCTACAATCTATACATATGGCACAACTGACTTTCTCTCTCGTTGGCGGCTCCACCCTGAAGTGTTCCGGTGGTCCTATGCCCTTCACCGTCTTTCCGGACAAAGTCCAGAGCGGCGTCCTGAATCTTTTGCCGTCTCCGCAGGAAAGTCCCAGCCGCGAAATCATTTCCTGGCCGGGTGAGTACGATATTGCCGGCATCACCGTGCGCGGTATTGGCCAGAACGAAGGTCAGAAAGTATCGTATGTACTCGACATCGACGATATCCGCTTTGCCTTCCCTGCGTCTCCGCTCGAAGACTGGCGCGATGAAGACATCGAACGCATGGGCGAGGTCCATGTGCTTGTTCTTCCTGCAGAAGACCCCAAGAAATGCCAGGCGCTCCTGGATGAAGTGGACCCGCGCGTTCTGTTCATTGTGCCCGGCAGCGACGGCAGTCTGAATCCGGATATGCTCAAGTCCTGCGGCGCAGCGGACAAAGAGCATGTAAAGGAATTCAAGCTGAAGGGAGCCTTTGGCGCTGAAGGACGTGAGGTTGTGGTCTTCAGTAATTAAGCATCGACGCATTCAGAGGAATTACCTATCCTTTTGCCATGCCCCTGTAGTTCAACGGATAGAACAGTCCCGTCCTAAGGGATAGATATTGGTTCAATTCCAGTCGGGGGCACCATTCGACTTCGGCCTTGCGGGGCCTCCGCAGCGGATGCTCACTTAATTTTTCTTCATTTTTTCCGCCGTGGTCCACAGTAACCAGAAAGCGTTTGTCATCATTTTAAAGATGGATTCTGAATCGATAATGAGTCCAAATTGGGCACTTTCTTCATAACAAAGAAATCCTACTTTGCTTCTATCGAACATCAGGATCTCCAAGTCGTTGTCGAGTGGATCGGGAAATTCCAACAAGCAATGTTCGCGAAAATGCAGAGCATCATCCTTATGAATTTGTTCATTGGTGGGATTTCGCGGGCAAATGAGTCGAATAAAATTCTTACGTGCCTTGCGTTCGGGAACAATGTCTTTTTGAATAAAATGGAAAAGTTCTTTTGGCATTTTTGCGTAATCCGAAAAACCAACGGTTTGCCCACTGGATTGCGACATATCACGAAGGACCTCTTTTAAACCCTCCATTCCTTCATAAAATCGCACACGGGGCTTTAGAGGTGATGCAAATGCGATATCCATGAGTTCCGGTAAAATACTTTCGGCATCACGGGCTGCAGACTTAAAACGCTCAATTAAATTACGCGGAGACGTTGCGGAAATGTGATGAACACCTTGTCGTTTCGTGATCGACAGTACTCCTCTTCTTGCTAGCTGTACCGTAATATCGTAGACAGTTGAGCGCTTTAGATGCGTCTTTGTTGCCAGTTGCGTGACAGTGGCCTCTCCTTTTTCGAGGGCAGCCAAATAGATTTTGGATTCTTTATCATTTAATCCATTATTAGCGAGGACGTTTTCGATCATCCCTCCATTGTAGATTATTTTATCGGAAAAAGCGATAGTAAATTTATATTTAAATAGATAAATCAGAGAGGTTTATCAATACTTTACAAATGTATATTTTACTTAAAATATAATACTTTGCATACTATGTACAGCTGTTACAGCAGCTTGTTCTTTTCATTACCAAGGTGCCAAACTCAGAAAGTAAGTGAATCATGTTCGCACTCTCACTGTCCCCTCAGGTCGGACTCGTTCAGCAGCAAGCCATGGAAATGCGGTGTGACATCTGCGGTGCAGCTATGGTGCTAGAAGATGAAGGGGTCATGCATCACTGTCACTGGGATTGTCCCGAGAAGGTTGCCGCTCGTCTATTCCGTCACGTCAGGAAACTGCGCGAACAAGTGAATATACGTTGTGTGAAATGTCTCACTGGAAAATTGGGCGTGAATAGGTGCGACTTCTTCGAGTGCAGATCGTGTAAAGCGCAGTACTGCAGAAGATGGATCAATGGAGAGACAATCGACAATCTTATTGAACTCATCGATCGATCCAAGGACAATATAAATGACGCATGCATCTCTGCATATCTTCTGAGTAAGCCGGGCAAGTGCGACTTTCCTGAAAATGATTTCTCAGAGCAACTGAGGGAGGTGAATCGCGTGCGAAAAGCCATTAAGCGCGAACTGAGAAAGCAGCGCCACTGGTTGAGCAATACACATATTTATTTTAATGGCGAAAAGTATATGGCAACCACTGAATAGCTTGTGGCAAGACGGCACATAGGTGAAAAGAGCCCAGCCTCTGCATGTATTGCAGAGGCTTTTTAGGGTGCAGGTCGCCCTCTGGTAAAAAATCTTTAAGATTCATAACAACATCCATACACTGCATCCGTGACCCTGACTGTTCTCACAGGCCTTATTGGCGCAATCATTCTCGTTTGTGGTGCGGCCTATCCGCCCGAAAAAGTTACACATCCCGCGCGATCTGTAAAAAACTGGCTCTTTGCGGCTGGCGGTTTTTTGATGCTTGCCTATTCCCTGCTGAATTATTTGGCGGGCGACACTATATTTTTTCTTATTCTCCAGATCTTCATTGCGCTGACCACGGTATTAATGATGCTGAATACTCATGATCGATTCGACACGCCGCTTATTATGGGGATCGGCATTATCATGGTCCTCTGGTCTCTGGCGTTGTTTGAAGGCATCAACACGGTGTTTTTTGTGATCGGACTGTCCGGTATCGGACTGGGGTATGCACTTGATATGGGTACTCTGAAACGGGAAATAGCACTGACAACCGGCAGTGCCCTTATTTCCCTGTTTAGCTTTGCCCAGGGTGACCTGATTTTCTTCTGGCTCAATCTCTTCTTTGCGCTGTTTTCCGGATGGTATGCGCTGAGAATGCTGCGTGCCACGCGGAGAATCGCATACAATAAAACACCCCCTGTCATCCATGACAGAGGGGGGGGCGTTTAGTACGTCTCGGCAGGAGCGATAAATGACACCAGTACGTATCGTGCCTTTGGGTTGTGAGGATGCTCCACAACAGATATCCCTTCTTTTTTGAAAGTGGGGATATGGTCAATATCGCGAATGCTACTTGCGACCGACGCAAGTTCGTCGGGAGATTCACGCCAGGGTGTGGTGACTACGCCAAATGCAGATTGTTCCTCATCGGATCGAATTCGGAGGATGGAATCGATCAGGAGAGTGCCTTTCATGGCCGTTTTGAATTCAATCGTTGCATCAGGCCCTTCGATGCGAATGGTCGGTTCCTCGGTTGTTCCTAGCTGTTCTTTGATGAGCTCAGCCCACGGCTCAATTTCACTTCGAATGGGTTTTGCTTTGAAGTGGGCCTCCCAGCGCAGATCTCCTACGCGTTGGATGTTATGGACAGTGAGAGGCTCGCGAGGAGGAGCCGGACGACACAGGATGAGGATGGGAAATCCTACGCTGATGACTAGCAGGAACGACGCAATGGCGATCTTCTGAAACATCTTGTACTCCTAGCCGGGGGGTGTAAAAAAACGCATACGTCAGACAACTGCCTGACGTAAAGCAAGTATGACGTGCTCTTTACTTGTCAGCAATCCCGCGTGACCTACCCCTTCTTTTTGCGTGGTACAGGGGCTTTTTTAATATGTGGTTTGCGCAATGGGGCCTTTTTTGGGGCAGGGGCTGGGAGGGTGACGTGCGGCAGGATAAGGCGCAGATAGAGCACGCAGAACACAAAGAGCAGCAGGGAACCCGCAGCTCCGTGGAACAGGGTGAGTCCCATATCCGGAGCAAAAGAGCCGACAATCATAATCAGGACAATGCGCAGGATGTTTACAAGGAGGATCAGGAAACAGCCGAGCAATGCTGCCGCAGCGGCATGCGGAACAGAGATTGTCCGTTTTTTGGAGATCTTCCAGCAGAGAAACAGGAAGAGTCCGAGAAACAGAACAATCGCGGAAAATTCCGAACAGCTGTAGCCAAACTCCGCAGTGAAGCCATTGTACGAAAGTGCCCATCGATTCATAAAAGATTCCCCGCCCGGAAGGATATTCAGAATCGACTGCGTGACAGAGACCGTCCATGGTCCGATGTGATGATAGTACGCAGCTTCCGGCACTGAACCGAAGAGGTAGGCAAGAAAGATTGCCGCCAAAAACACCAGTGTGAGCCCGTGTCTGCGGATGAAGGAAGATGGAAAAAAGAGAAACAAAAGCGGAACCAGCGGAAGCAGGAGAATGGCATACAGGCTGGTGACCACAATCGCTGTATTGACCAGTGGGTCGCGATCAATGAATTGCGCGAGGAGGTTGAGTGAGTCATCGGATGGGTGCGTGCAGACCCAGACGATAATGAGTGCCACACACAGCCCTGCCAGCGCCCCGGTTACTTCTAGTGCACTCGGTCGGGCAAGTGTTTTGAGAGCGCGGATGTGGTCATAGCTCAGAACCCCGAACATCCCAAGCAGACAGGCTAGAAGAACGAGCGGGAACGAGGAGATGCCACTCGGACCAATGGAGCCATTGGTAGAAAAAGGATCAAGGAGAGTGGAGTTAAACAGAAAGAAGAAGCCCAGAATACAGACGTAGAGCACGCACAACCGAAAGAAAAGCGATCTGCCGGAAGGAGTAAGCCGCTGCAGAAGAGGGCGTGGCATGGAGAAAATCAGAACAGTCGCTCGAGATCGTATCGTGAGAGAATGAAGGCTCCGCCAATGAAGAGCAGGCTTAAAGACCACCACGAGAAGAACGGAACCGCAGTGGGGCCGGAGACGTTTGCGTCAGCATCGACGAAGAGAGTGTAATACACCGTCATGCGCATGTGGTCGATGCGCACAATGGGAGTGCCGAATTCCTGCGAGACGCCCGCTGCAAACCCAAAGT contains the following coding sequences:
- a CDS encoding exosortase/archaeosortase family protein, whose protein sequence is MPRPLLQRLTPSGRSLFFRLCVLYVCILGFFFLFNSTLLDPFSTNGSIGPSGISSFPLVLLACLLGMFGVLSYDHIRALKTLARPSALEVTGALAGLCVALIIVWVCTHPSDDSLNLLAQFIDRDPLVNTAIVVTSLYAILLLPLVPLLFLFFPSSFIRRHGLTLVFLAAIFLAYLFGSVPEAAYYHHIGPWTVSVTQSILNILPGGESFMNRWALSYNGFTAEFGYSCSEFSAIVLFLGLFLFLCWKISKKRTISVPHAAAAALLGCFLILLVNILRIVLIMIVGSFAPDMGLTLFHGAAGSLLLFVFCVLYLRLILPHVTLPAPAPKKAPLRKPHIKKAPVPRKKKG
- the murA gene encoding UDP-N-acetylglucosamine 1-carboxyvinyltransferase, with the protein product MDIRYHITGGIPLQGEVTISGSKNAALPLIAGSVLVSGITVLHNVPRLRDTETLLKILEFLGATTHFENGTATIDTTKLESKPIPSELVSKLRGAIVLLGPLLARFGVVEMSYPGGCVLGKRPVEAHVLALMQMGAENMSTSDVIHLQGKLQPSRIIMPAFSVTATEIAIWAAAATVGETRIDIATAEPHVQAVCRMAQEMGARVEGIGTNTLIIHGVGHLRAVEFRVPFDYLEAGLFVIAALVTKGKLRLRDVDANDLIVFLDTIRRAGGLWKYDPAERVLFVDGELSILQSMKVQTGIHPGFPTDLQAPMGVLMTQAKGVSRIFECIFEGRMAYLYELEKMGVHMEILNAHQALIIGPTPLKGRTVASNDIRAGAAMVLAGLCAEGRTIVTDVHYIERGHDRLDEKLRSVGAKIDRVVVDAPPPQS